A region of Geobacillus sp. 46C-IIa DNA encodes the following proteins:
- a CDS encoding YslB family protein: protein MKQPRLEEQYETFGSITLSAFGAELLRHSLLPELLGKDGAALLYWAGKQLARRYPLATMEDIAVFFERAGWGTLSAGEERKDELHIELSGPIVSARLSLYDSYTFQLEAGFLAQQIEQQKRFVTEAVELPAKQAGKARILVKWDRKQTID from the coding sequence ATGAAACAGCCACGGTTAGAGGAACAGTATGAAACGTTTGGATCGATCACGCTTTCCGCATTCGGCGCTGAGCTGCTCCGCCATTCGCTTCTTCCCGAGCTGCTAGGCAAAGATGGCGCCGCCCTTTTGTACTGGGCCGGCAAGCAGCTGGCGCGCCGCTATCCGCTCGCTACAATGGAGGACATCGCCGTCTTTTTTGAGCGGGCTGGCTGGGGGACGCTGTCGGCCGGCGAGGAGCGGAAAGATGAACTGCACATCGAGCTGTCCGGTCCGATTGTCTCCGCCCGCCTTTCCTTATACGACAGCTACACCTTTCAGCTCGAAGCCGGGTTTCTCGCCCAACAAATTGAGCAGCAAAAACGATTCGTCACCGAAGCGGTCGAATTGCCGGCAAAACAGGCAGGCAAGGCGCGCATTTTAGTGAAGTGGGACCGGAAACAAACCATTGATTGA
- a CDS encoding succinate dehydrogenase cytochrome b558 subunit, whose amino-acid sequence MAGNREFYYRRLHSLLGVIPVGVFLVQHLIVNHFATRGPEAFNRAASFMEHLPFRILLEIFIIFLPLLFHAVYGIYIAFTAKFNTRQYGYFRNWMFMLQRITGIITLIFVVWHVYETRVQAAFGAEVNYDMMANIVDNPFMLWFYIIGILSTVFHFANGLWSFFVSWGLTVSPRSQQVFTYITMIIFVALSIVGIRAILAFA is encoded by the coding sequence ATGGCAGGGAATCGCGAGTTTTACTACCGCCGGCTCCATTCGCTGCTTGGGGTTATTCCCGTTGGCGTTTTTTTAGTGCAGCACTTGATCGTCAACCATTTTGCGACGCGCGGGCCGGAAGCGTTTAACCGGGCGGCTTCGTTCATGGAACATTTGCCGTTCCGCATTCTCTTGGAAATTTTCATTATTTTTCTTCCGCTGCTGTTCCATGCTGTATACGGCATCTATATCGCGTTTACAGCGAAGTTCAACACCCGCCAGTACGGCTATTTCCGCAACTGGATGTTTATGCTTCAGCGGATCACGGGCATCATTACGTTGATTTTTGTCGTCTGGCATGTGTATGAAACAAGGGTGCAAGCCGCGTTTGGCGCCGAAGTGAACTATGATATGATGGCGAACATCGTCGATAATCCGTTCATGCTTTGGTTTTATATTATCGGAATTTTATCAACCGTATTTCACTTTGCCAACGGCTTATGGTCGTTCTTTGTCAGCTGGGGGTTAACGGTGTCTCCTCGTTCACAGCAAGTGTTTACGTACATTACGATGATCATCTTTGTTGCGCTTTCGATTGTCGGGATTCGCGCCATTTTAGCATTTGCGTAG